In Gossypium hirsutum isolate 1008001.06 chromosome A10, Gossypium_hirsutum_v2.1, whole genome shotgun sequence, the DNA window TTATTAAGTTCTGCAGAAACGGAAACTTGACATTTCATCACTTAATTATTGTTACTAATTTGAATAATGATTTATTGTATGTaggctttaatttcattatatatactgcaaatttattttttattaaagcaGTATTTTTAAATTTCGTAGTTATTGAAGAAAATCTCTGCTCGTCAATCAGCAAGGAATGCCTCTCCGGTAGAAAATCTTCGTCAAACAATACTGCAGGTCAGTTATACTATATTAGAGCATTAATTTGCcagataaattaattataactaataGTTAATTATTGTGGTTTGCTTGTATATGGAACCTAATGAACTTGGTTACGTGGTTTAATGTTTGTTTGAATACTTAAGTTTCATTAATGATTAATTGTTTGATCTCTAAGGAGCTCTTTGAGTTCTCTAATAATAACTAATAAGTAAttattgtggtttgattgtatGTGGAACCTAATGAACTTGGTTATGTGGTTTAATGTTTGTTTGAATACTTAACTTTCATTAGTGATTAATTGTTTGATCTCTTAAGGAGCTCTTTGAGTTCCCTAATAAGTGTAGTTGATGCTCTCCTTGTGATCCTTAGACAGGGTTGTGAGGTGTCAGCCAAGGAGCTGGATAGTTTGTTGTCTCTACTTGTTGACAAGAAGATGAAAATGGAGCAAAGTGAAGCAGAGACAAACATGCAGATTCTGCTTGATTTCTTGAACTGTCTAAGGAAGAAAAAGCTTGAAGAGCTTACTCAGGTCCCTAACTTGAATTTATATCTTCCTGGAATTATACTTTTATGATTGATGGTCTTAtgtgttttcatttttcttactGAAGATTCAAAATGATCTTCAATTTATTAAGGAGGACACAACTGCTGTAAAGAAACGTACCATGGAATTGTATACAGCGAAAGAGAGATGCTCCATGAATCTAAGGATGCTTGTTGATGATTTCTCTGCAGAAAAACCCTTGCCTTCATTGATTGATCAATATAATAATGGCGCTATATCTGGAGGTCGCAACTCGCAAGGCTGGATAGGTTCAGCAAGGTCACAGACCAAGGTTAGTTTGAAAGACCAAGTAAATTCACCGGGATTCAGAAGTAAAGATGCAAATTGTGGGTCAGATTCTACATGCAATACTAATTCAGGATTGACTGCGGCAAGAAAGAGGCGGATTCATGCACAGGTTACTCTCCTtgcttatttttcatatttcttgacttttgCTGTTGGTTGGAGCAAGGTAGCCTATTTACTAATGATCCTCTAGTGTTTTCCTTTTATATTATAGTTCCAACTTTTCTAAGTAGCAGTCTGTTCAAAAGATTTATGGAGGAACTGAAGATTCCTATTGTTAAGAGATACATTTCCCATATATTCTCTGTTCATATAAATATACCAGTCACTCTTTTTTTTGTTCAATAATAGTCACTCCTTCAAAAATGACtggttgatttttttataattattctcTTTCGCTCAGTTTAATGACCTACAAGAGTGTTACTTGCAAAAGCGGCAGCATTGGACCAAACAATTTAATAAACAGGAAGATGAAGGTCCAACTGCAATGGATGTAGATGGTTATAATCCTGGTCTTCAGGATTTTCAGGCAGTGCTAACTACATTTACACGATACAGGTACATAACTTCTCCACTGGTTTTGCCTTTGCtaaaagtaatattttctttcttcAGGAAATTTTGTCTATCTAACTCCAACTGTTCTTTCCTTCTATGTAACATTTGTAATTGTTGTTCACATTAGTCGGTTGAGGGTCATTGCTGAACTTAGGCATGGTGATATTTTCCACTCTGCTAACATTGTCTCAAGGTGAGTCAAAAGTTTATCATTCTATATATTTCTGATTAGCCATTAGTACTTGGGTTATCAATCAGTCGTAGTGGCATAAAGTTTGAGTGCCTTTGTTTTGTTTATGTTAGTTCTTTCTTTAAAACAAGTACTGCTTTGACCAATcttcatttgtttaataatatGATTAGACCTATTTTGGACTTCCATTCATGAAATTTTCCTCTCCTATGCGTCTTTAGAATTTATAATAACTAGAATGAATCTGCAGTATAGAATTTGATCGTGATGATGAGATGTTTGCTATTGCTGGAGTGTCAAGGCGCATCAAGGTTTTTGAGTTTTCTGCGGTAAGCATTAGATGAAATATTTTAGGTCTGTTAAGTGGAGTTCATGGTTTCTGAAGTTTTTATGACagtggaaatatttttataaagatgATTTATAGCCATCTCTCTTTGATTAAAGTGATCACTTTATACTTACCTGAACACTATTAGCTAGCCATTATTCTAGAATGATGACACATGTAACATGTACTATAACAATAGTTCTGTCTTTGATTCATCAATCAACACTTACTGTTTGGTTTTCTGCAGATTGTGAATGAACCAGCAGATGTGCATTGTCCTATTGTTGAAATGTCCACCAGATCTAAGCTTAGTTGCTTGAGTTGGAATAAGTACACAAAAAACCATATTGCTAGCTGTGATTATGATGGGATAGTAACTGTCTGGGACATTACTACTCGGCAGGTATGAATTACAGCTCTTTCATTTTTCTAACCTCAATAAATAACTCTCATGTAGGTTGTTCAGCAAAAACATTTTTATTGCAATGTTTGATTCAATCACCTACAGTTGCTTAATCTTCAAAACAATGGTTTCTAATTGTACAGagtttgatggaatatgaggAACATGAAAAGCGAGCTTGGAGTGTTGATTTTTCACGCACTGAACCTTCAATGCTTGTCTCTGGCAGTGATGACTGCAAGGTTTATAATCTCTCTGTAAAACTTGATGCTAGTGCATCTTGTATTCTAGGTCTAAGCTTGTTTTAGTGCATGTTCTCAAAAGATTGCAGATTATAAAGTTCTTAGATGTGAGATCCCTGCAGAAACTGTTTCCAGCATAACACCGTCCATCTACTTTTTGATAGAATAGCTATGTTGTAGTTGTTGCAATGGTTTTTATGTTAGTGTCCACCACCTGTCAGTCCACTAGATGAAGCTTGTACATGATTTGCAATTTACACTGTCTAACCCCGTTTGTATTTGATAGGTCAAAGTTTGGTGCACAAAGCAAGAAGCCAGTGTTCTGAACATCGACATGAAAGCAAACATTTGTTCTGTCAAGTACAATCCTGGATCCAGTGTTCATGTTGCAGTATGTCTTTGTTAAATAATATATCTGCCGCAATTGTTTTCCAGCCAAATAACTATAACATTTCAAAGCATCCCAACaaggaaaaagaaattatttccgagaaaattatgaataaagaaCTTGTTGAAGTTTCTGGTTTTTGAATCTTTTGCAGGTTGGTTCTGCTGATCACCGTGTTCACTATTATGACTTGAGAAACATCAGCAAACCGCTTTATGTGTTTGGTGGGCATAAGAAAGCTGTTTCATATGTGAAATTTTTGTCTAACCATGAATTGGCTTCTGCTTCAACTGACAGTACACTGCGCTTATGGGATGTAAAAGAAAATTTACCAGTAAGTACATTTTTCATTTCCCGGAgtttataatggtctaattatggTATAGGACCCTTTATTATGTTGAAATTTGAGATCTAATCATTCTTCTTTAATTTGGCATAATTTGGTCTGTCTACTTTTATACTGTTATTTGTAGGTCCAAACTGATAACAAGTTTGCTGATCTAGAAGTGATGACGTGGTATCTTTTTTTAAAACAATCTTAAAGATTAGATTGACATGTAAATTTATTGATAGTTGATATGCTAACAACAGTTAACAATGTTATCAATTTGGACCTATTACTAGCATTACAAAAATAGAGGACCAAAGTATGCCAACTTAAAGTAGAGGCATTAAACCTCAAATTTCGGTTAGAGAACTAAAACCATAATTAGACTGTAAATAATAGAATAAGTTCCATGGTTAAGCACTGAAATTTTTCTTTATCTTATCCTTCCTAAAGATAAGCTGGCAACAATTAGTTATGGAAGTTGGAGCAATTGATTACTCTTTTAGTAATATTATTATCCAGACCAGGATtcttatttgtttttatattatccTGTCAGCTGCGCGCTTTCAAGGGTCACAAAAATGAGAAGAGTTTTGTTGGCCTCACAGTAAACAGTGAGTTCATTGCTTGCGGCAGTGAAACAAATGAAGTATTTGCATATCACAAGGTTAGTTAACACATTCGAATATGGTATTTTGGCATCAAATCAGTTTGTAATTTAGTTACATTGACTCTTGCAGGCTATATCTAAACCTGCAGCTTCGTATAAATTTGGATCCGACATGGCTGATGTCGATGAGGAAGCCGGATCTTACTTCATCAGTGCTGTAGGTTGGAAGAGCGATAGCCCGACACTACTTGTGGCAAATAGTCAGGGAACAATTAAAGTGCTCGTGCTTGCGGCTTAAATGGTAAATCAATCTTGTAATCAACATTAAAAAACATTGCATCGTTGTTAGTTGATAGTTCCATTCTGCAATATTGATGTTACATATATATTTGATACATTTCATAATCTCTCATTAACACCTCATACTGCTAACTAATAATACTTACTTGAAGATTATTACGTGCCTAAATTCACTTAAATCCGCAATTTCtaatatacatatgtattatGTATCAGTGTCTATTGAGTTTTTATGGTACTTTTCGTAATATGTCCGTATGAAGCCTACATTTTTATCTTGGCTTGTGAATTGTAACGATCATTATCCGTTAGGAATTTATTATAATGGAGTTAGATCTCCTGCTTAAAAAAAGGCAACATTTCGTTATATTTgtgaatattttcatatttgaagTTCATTTATTTTagcagtttttaatttttttccaagttGCAAATTTTGGGCTGAAATATGTGTTTTacctcttttgattttttttgtatttcaggTGGGGGAAATGAAATGGGTTTCTCCTCAAGCGATGCTTTAATGTTTGTGAACTTTTCCCTTtttgaggaaaagagaaaaaggggtTTTAACAAGAAATGCTCCACTAGACCTATCCATGTTGCCCAGCCTTGGCCAGGATTTAGATTgcattaattaaagtttaaaatagatgtttttttaaatttaatttataatatatgaatAGTAAAAACAAATTATTGTGTCAAACCAGGTTAAATTCGAAGCCAAGCATAATCTTTTTCTAAAGCTAGCTACAGTCAAATTTAAAATCAACTTGCTTTATTTTACCCAAGAATGAGTGAGAGGAAAGATTCGTTTGCTTAACACGATTTTAAGAAACACGATTTTAAGAATAAGATCAGTGATTGAATTAATCAAGTCAATGATTTAcagtttaataaatttatttgatttaatcaaataaattaaaaaatatatagttcAATTAGTTCATATTAATTCGTGAATTAACTTAATCAATTTTCGAATTCAATTCATTTTTGATAACAGTGCTGCTTAGAGTTATGCTTAAAAGTCAAGCAACTTCATCCCTATGATGATCCATATGCCGAAAGTTTCTTTAGTGCTTACAAGTTACAACTACTAGGAAGAGTCTAGTATTATCAATTAGAAAGTGACTACTTGCTAACTGCTTTGGAAAGTCCTTTGCTCAAGTAAAGCTGACTAAAGAGATGCAAATCGTTTTGAATTTCCCAACAAACCACTAAGAAGTCCAATGCATGAGATGGAATAAAGGAgtatatctttatttattttttttattggtgtTAAATTAGATCTGTCAATGAGTTGTGTTATCTGGCTTGAAAGTTCACCTAAGAAGTgagaaaattttggtaaaaatataagtttaaaaaataggtttaaataaaaataatagcgTCTGCTTAAAAAATAGGTTAGGCCTTAGATAATACTTTTTTGACTTGGGCCTTAGGTAAGGTTATTTTATTgctattttattgttgttttcttACTGTTTTGTTATCATTTCACGATTTTATAATTAcgattttgttgttattgtttggatattgtataactcttttattgttaattttattactattttaaaaatatttagttgTTAAGTTacagtgttatttaagtataaatattttttaaatttattttttatttattgaaaaatatttattttaatatttttagtatttttttattatatttttaaaacttattatataagaaaattaaTTCAACTAGACCGGGTtcgaattttagtatttttattcgaTCCAAACTTGGGTAAAGTTTTAAGCCTATTTTTCGAGCCGAACTGGACTCAAACTTAGCAAACGAGCTTAAAATTTTGACAAGAGACAATCCGACTcataaacaattttattttaaacacaTTTTGGATAATTAGTGATGAGATGAACCAAACTCACCACAAGCCTAAGCCCAGGTTGGTAAAAGCAATGGCAGTGAGGCTGTACTTTTACTTTTTAAGTTTTAACTCATACATTGCTTCTATATAATATTGTCggaactttttcatttttcaattaaaaatatacaaaaataagttctttttgttgttattttcaaaatatatataatttttatttgtataataatttaacaaatatataaaatttattattataaaaattataaaaataaaaaatttattcgtataataatttttattataaattctgATCATATTTGCGctttttaatataatacttaaaaCTATTCGTAATtccttttcaacctttaaataaaaaataatacactTTAACACACTTAAACTCTAACAAAGAATGCAGATGAGATTAAAATCACCGCTCGAATCTTGtgaataaaaatgtaattaacgTGTCAACAGCAACCGTTGAGGCACCTATCCCCACTTCCCAGCCAGCCACACTCTGTTTActatttcacaaatttacaaGAATTAGTAAAAGGAAACAATCTCACCTGCCCACCCTTTTAGGTCGGTCATGCCACTTATCTTCTAGACACTGGTTACTGTTACACCCTCTCTTTTCTTTGTCCCCACGTCAAGATATTATTCCCTCTTTCCATTTTTAGTTACATTAAAAAAAGTAGgcttaatatatcatttagtCCTTAAGTTTTACTTTAGTATTTAGTTTAGTATTTGCGTTTTTTCTATCTTCATCTAAtgtttgagtttagtttcaatgTTGAGGATAAATGGCATAATGTAGCCTAATAAATGTTTGACATATAAGATCTAGTATAAAAATATAGGTACTTAATTAGggcacaaaaaaaaaatctcaaatactAAATTGAACTCTAAGCCAAACTCAAGCACTTGACTGATGCTAAAAAAACTTCATGTACCAAAatgaacattaaaattaaatttaggtatcaaattgaaaaaaaaacttgagtTTCAATTAGTTCAATCTTGCCACTTATCTCTTAGGCATTGATTATTGTTAAGGTGATATGATTCGATTCAATGGGTTTTTCTAGATTGTTGAACTATCCATTATAATTCGGTTCGGCTATGCTCTATTCTCGAATTTTCCatattaatattttgttttgattttttagacttattttgataaattgaacTTTGTTTTGTggccttttaatattttttaacaaattttcaaggtttttttcataattatttctgaaaatcaacaaatttttaagaacttttaaattattttcattgttttagatataaaatatttatttttagttatgtTAAAAAGTAGGGTTAATATATCATTTAGTACTTAAGTTTTGATTCAATGTATAAATTGGTATCGGAGATTTTTTTGCCCTAATTTGATATCTGAGTTTGGTTTCAATGTTTAGACCAAATGACATCGTGTGGCCTAATGAAGTTTGACATGTGGGatctagtataaaaatatatgtactcAATCGCCACAAAAAAAAAgact includes these proteins:
- the LOC107924934 gene encoding E3 ubiquitin-protein ligase COP1 isoform X2; translation: MGGTLVPTATKSEPPSPPPPPMESAAPSIPPPPPMPPPLMEEEPSEADIDKDALCPICMQIIKDAFMTACGHSFCYMCILTHLRNKSDCPCCSRYLTNNHIFPNLLLNKLLKKISARQSARNASPVENLRQTILQGCEVSAKELDSLLSLLVDKKMKMEQSEAETNMQILLDFLNCLRKKKLEELTQIQNDLQFIKEDTTAVKKRTMELYTAKERCSMNLRMLVDDFSAEKPLPSLIDQYNNGAISGGRNSQGWIGSARSQTKVSLKDQVNSPGFRSKDANCGSDSTCNTNSGLTAARKRRIHAQFNDLQECYLQKRQHWTKQFNKQEDEGPTAMDVDGYNPGLQDFQAVLTTFTRYSRLRVIAELRHGDIFHSANIVSSIEFDRDDEMFAIAGVSRRIKVFEFSAIVNEPADVHCPIVEMSTRSKLSCLSWNKYTKNHIASCDYDGIVTVWDITTRQSLMEYEEHEKRAWSVDFSRTEPSMLVSGSDDCKVKVWCTKQEASVLNIDMKANICSVKYNPGSSVHVAVGSADHRVHYYDLRNISKPLYVFGGHKKAVSYVKFLSNHELASASTDSTLRLWDVKENLPVQTDNKFADLEVMTWYLFLKQS
- the LOC107924934 gene encoding E3 ubiquitin-protein ligase COP1 isoform X1 → MGGTLVPTATKSEPPSPPPPPMESAAPSIPPPPPMPPPLMEEEPSEADIDKDALCPICMQIIKDAFMTACGHSFCYMCILTHLRNKSDCPCCSRYLTNNHIFPNLLLNKLLKKISARQSARNASPVENLRQTILQGCEVSAKELDSLLSLLVDKKMKMEQSEAETNMQILLDFLNCLRKKKLEELTQIQNDLQFIKEDTTAVKKRTMELYTAKERCSMNLRMLVDDFSAEKPLPSLIDQYNNGAISGGRNSQGWIGSARSQTKVSLKDQVNSPGFRSKDANCGSDSTCNTNSGLTAARKRRIHAQFNDLQECYLQKRQHWTKQFNKQEDEGPTAMDVDGYNPGLQDFQAVLTTFTRYSRLRVIAELRHGDIFHSANIVSSIEFDRDDEMFAIAGVSRRIKVFEFSAIVNEPADVHCPIVEMSTRSKLSCLSWNKYTKNHIASCDYDGIVTVWDITTRQSLMEYEEHEKRAWSVDFSRTEPSMLVSGSDDCKVKVWCTKQEASVLNIDMKANICSVKYNPGSSVHVAVGSADHRVHYYDLRNISKPLYVFGGHKKAVSYVKFLSNHELASASTDSTLRLWDVKENLPLRAFKGHKNEKSFVGLTVNSEFIACGSETNEVFAYHKAISKPAASYKFGSDMADVDEEAGSYFISAVGWKSDSPTLLVANSQGTIKVLVLAA